The Methanobacterium sp. region TTATAGAGGTCATAAAAAGTAGAGCCATCCCATAAAGTATCCTGTTTTATTTTAAAATACTTATCATTACAGTCTATTGTTAACGTGTCTGGAGAATAAGTTTGCATTTTAATAGCATCTGCTCCAGATTCTTTAATAGCCTTAATAGTATCTACAGCTAAATCAAAATTCCCTAAATGATTTGCAGATAGTTCTGCAATTATAAAAACAGGATTATTTTCCCCAATCTTTCTTTTATCTATTTTGAAATCCATATTAATCCCTTATTTTATAGATATATTCCAAACCCTGCTTTTTAATGAAAATGTTTTCTTTATATTTGAAATCCACACTCTCAAATAATCGTATTGATTTTTCATTATTTTTCTTTATATAAGCTTTAATTATTTTAATGAATGGCACGCCCAGTTTTAAATATTCTATTGATTTTTCAAGTATATTCTTTCCCAAACCTAATTCTCTATATTTTTTATTTATACTTACACTGATAGTGGCCTCATTATCCTCAAAATCAAATCTTACCTGCCCTACAAAATCATTTTCAATCTCTACAACTAAAAATAGGTTATTATTATCTTCAATTTTGTTTTTAAACCATTTTTCATGATCTTCAAACTTAATTTTATTGCTGTTAAAAGAATTTTGTCTTACTTCATCCTCATTGGATAATTCATAAACGTTATAGATATCTCGAGGCTCTAAAGTCCTTAAACTTAACTTATCTGCATAATATTTATTTAAACAATATTTAACAATTTTAATAGCTCCTTTACCATCTACAGCCTTTCTGCCTTTTATGGATTTTTTAAGCCTCACGTTTTTATCTTTAAGTAGCTCTATTTTCTCCAAAACATTATTATACAAATTTTTATCATCCCAAAAACCTGCAAATTCAATAAAACCAACTTTTTGCCAATTTTCAACGTTATGAGTTTGATTATAAGCTACTCCTATTGCTATAGTTGGTAAACCAACTCTTGCAAGTTCATAGAGCGTTTGACCACCTGCAGATATAGCTATATCTGATTCAAGCATTACATTTAACATGCCTTTTGCATCAGGATAATATATGAGTTCTGTCTTATCATCCTTCAAATTTTCAATTGATTTTATTCTTTTAAATCCTCTACCTATCACCACTTTTTTTTTAAGGTATGGATATTCATTAATTAATATTTTTAAGATGTCTGAAGTTAAATTTCTTAAATCATCCCCACCAAAAGTTATCATAATACTTTCAAGATTCTTTTTTATTTCTTTTTCTGGAACATTCCAAAATTCACGCCTTAAAGGTATATACTGACTCCCAAGTAAATATTCTACTTCTTCTGCAAAAGGATAATTTAGTTTTCCTGCAAGTATCGAACCATTGATTACAACTCCCTTTGGATAATTAATTCGTTTATTATCATCAATATAAACAGCAAATGCTACTGATTTAGATATTTTTTTATAAAATTCTTCATCAGCCAAATAAGAATCTATAATAACTATATCTGAATTATTTAAGGATTTAAAAAGCTTGAAAGAATCTTCTAACCAGTTGAAAATTTTATGTTCTGTATTTTTAAGAAGAGATTCAATTGTAGAATCTCCGTTTACTATAAACTGTACAGGCAATTTTTTTTCTTTAAAAGCCTGATATAAAGACGTGCATCGAGTTATATGTCCAAAACCAATTTTACTACTACCTTCAGTTATTATTACAATTTCCATTTTATCTTTTTTTTTCTGATTTTTATAATTTATCAAATAATGTTTTAAATGATTAAATAAGTTAATATGATATTTTTAAGAATTACATTCTTCTAAAAACTTTTTTACTCTTTTTAATTCTTGCAACTCTAGAATCTTTATGGCCTCTTTAAACTCATCTTCAAATGTTTCAAAGGATTTCTTTGAAATTATTTTTTTATTTATAAGTTTAAGCCAGGGTTTGTCATTAAATAACTTTATAATATCATTTGATTTGAAAAAATTGTCATTTTTATATAAATAATCAAAAATAGAGCACAGTAATGCATAATCTTCTTCTGTATCCAAAGTTATTCTTATGTAGGGACCATATAAGTCATCTGAAGCCCTGATATTTTCTGTCTTAAACAGATCTGGATTTTTATGGACATATGTTGTGACATGTTCTTTTTCTAAATCACTTTCTGCATTAGTATAACACTTTTTAAGAGCATTAAAACTAATCACTTCAACATCTAAACCAACAGGAAAAGTTCTAATTAGAGTATTAAAAGTATAATCAGAATTTGATTTTAAATGATGTTCTACGAGCATATCGACTATATCTGGATCAACACATGGACAATCACTGGTGATTCTTACCACAATGTCTAAATCATTCTTTTCAGATGCTAAATAATAGCGTTCTAACACATTATCTTTACTACCTCTAAACCATGGCACTTTTTCCTTTTTTGCGATATTAACTATTTTTTCATCATCTTTATCGGTAGTTGTAGCAACTATAATTTCATTAAGCACATTAGACTTTTTCAATCTTCGAATAACCTGTTCTAAGACAGTTATGTTACTGTCATAAGGTAAATTTTTTAAAACTTTTTCAGGAAGCCTTGTAGAAGATGTCCTTGCCTGAATTATTGCTCCAATTTTCATTTATACACCATAACATCCCTAAAAATGATGATAAAGTAATTATAAATCCTTAAAAACTTTAAAAATCTTTTTAATTACATAATCAACATCTTCGTTGCTCATAGTCATATACATGGAGATACTTATTTCTCTATGATAAAAATCCTCAGATACAGGACATAAATCTTTTTTGTAACCTAATTTTTGATAATAAGGTTGTAAATAAACAGGTATATAATGAACCTGGACTCCCAATCCTTCTTCCCTTAATTTTAAAAATATTTCTTTCTTTTTGTCTTTATATTTATCTTCAAGTAAAATAGGATACAAATGATAAGAGGATTCACAACAATCTTTTTCAACAATAGTTTTAAAAAAGGGATTATCCTCAAAAGCTGTTTCATACAATTTTGCTATTTCTCTTCTTCTTCCTACAAATTCATCAAGCTTTTTAAGCTGTGATATCCCTAAAGATGCCTGAATATCAGTAATACGATAGTTAAATCCTAAATAATGCATCTCATAGTACCAATCACCATCTGGCTCATTAAAAAAATTATTTTTAGTTACACCATGGGACCTGAACATTAATAGTTTTTCGTAATAATCTTCGTCATTAGTTAAAACTGCCCCACCTTCCCCAGTTGTTATATGTTTAACTGGATGAAAACTGAAAATACTCATTTCAGAGTATTTTGAATTTCCTATTTTTTCTCCATCATATTTTGCACCTATAGAATGAGCTGCATCTTCTATAATTTTGACATTATTTTCTTCAGCGATTTCATAAAGTTCTTTAAGGTCTACTGGATTTCCACTGTAATGAACTGGAACTATAAGTTTGGTTTTGTCGGTTATTTTTTCTTCAACCTTGGAAACATCCATATTACCTGTTTCTTTTTCTACATCTGTAAAAATTGGTTTTGCATTTAAATATAAAGCAGCATTAGATGTTGCAACAAATGTATTTGGAGATGTAATAAGTTCATCACCATTTTCAAGACCGAATGCAAAATAAGCTCCATGAAGTGCAGAAGTACCTGAATTAAATGCTACAGCATATTTTGAACCACAATATTCTGCTAATTTTTCTTCAAATTCGCCTATTTTAGGCCCTTGAGTAATGAAATCTGATTTTAAAACATTTATAACTTCATTAATGTCATTTTCATCAATATACTGTTTTCCATAGGGTAAAAATTTAATAAAAATCACCTAATAGACTATATCTATTTTTCCGAGTAATTCTCTAATTTCATCAACGGAAAGCCATTCTTTATTGTTATCTGAAGAATATCTGAATCTGTCTTCAACCTTTTTTCCGCCAGGTCTATTATTTGCCGTTTCCCACCAATCCAAATCAGGATAAATGATGTAATAATCGTCATATTCGTAGGTTGTCCTGGAGTCTTCTTCTGTTACCATCACTTCATGAAGCTTTTCTCCCGGTCTGATTCCCACATCTTCAAATTCACAATCTTCTTTCATTGCTTTAGCTAAATCAGTAACTTTAAAAGAAGGGCACTTTTTGACGTATAATTCTCCTCCTTTAGCTTCTTCTATAGCTTTTATCACAAGATCAACTGCATCATCAAGTGTAATCCAGAATCTAGTCATTCTAAAATCAGTGATTGGTATAACGTTTTGATTTTGATCTACTAACGATTTAAAGAATGGAATTACAGAACCTCGGCTTCCAGATACATTACCATACCTTACAACGCTAAAAAGAGTATCTTTATCGCCCACATAGGCATTTCCTGAAATAAATAATTTATCAGAAACAAGTTTTGTTGCACCATACAAATTTACAGGATTTACAGCTTTATCTGTAGATAAAGCAATTACTTTTTTGACCCCTTTGTCAATAGCAGCATTAATAATATTTTCAGCACCGTGTATATTAGTCTTAACAGCTTCAATTGGATTATATTCTGCTGCTGGAACCTGTTTTAAAGCAGCTGCATGTATAACAACATCTACCCCATCAAATGCCCGGTATAATCTTTTTTCGTCCCTCACATCTCCAATGAAGAATCTGAGTTTTTTTGCATACTCTTTAAACTGGCTTTGCATTAAAAACTGTTTATACTCATCTCTAGAATAAATAATTATTTTTTTGGGATTGTATTCATTTAAAACTCTTCGTGTAAATTTTTTACCAAAGGATCCTGTCCCTCCAGTAATTAGGATTGTTTTATCATTAAGCATATTTAAGTACCTCAATCTTTAAATAATTATTAAATTAATTTACCTGTATATATAATATTACTTTTGGTGATGTATTGAGTGAATATAAACTTTTTGTGCAGCGAATAGGTTTAGTTGGGATAACCAATATACTAATAGCATTAAGTTCACTAATCATATTGCCGATTCTAACAAAAAACCTCAGTATACAAGAATATGGAATATGGATTCAAATAAATGTTACCATATTACTGATATCTAATTTAGTTGCATTAGGATTACCCTATGCAATGGTAAGATTCTTGGCTGCAATAAAGATAAAAAGTGAAGTTCAAGAAGGATTCTATTCTATAATGTCAATTACTCTTATTTCAGCGCTGATTCTATCTTTTATACTGTTTATCTTTTCACAGCAAATTGGAAAAATTCTATTTAATGGTGATACTCTAGTTGCAGTGATTTTACCATTAATTGTTATCATCGCCTCGTTAAATAATCTTTTTTTATCTTATTTCAGAACTTTTCAGCAGATGAAAAAATATTCACTTATTTTATTCATACAATCCTATTTAAACGTTGCATTAGTTTCTTATTTTGCTATATCTGGATATGGAGTATTGGGAGTTGTAATTGGGCTCTTAATTGCATATATTACTGTGTTTTTAATAATGTACTTCTTTATTCTTTTAGATATAGGATTCAAAATACCTAAATTCACCCATGCAAAGGAATATTTGTCTTTTAGTTTACCAACAGTTCCTAGTAACTTATCTTACTGGATAGTTGATTCGAGTGATCGTTATATAATCGGCATTTTATTAGGTACAGCTTTTGTTGGGTACTATTCTCCGGGTTATACTTTAGGATATACAATTACTATGTTATTAGTTCCATTTTCTACGCTTTTACCTTCAGTACTGACTAAATATTATGATGAAAATAAAATGGAAAATGTAAAAACTGTATTAACATACTCTCTGAAATACTTTCTAATTATAGCAAGTCCATCTGTAGTAGGTATATCTTTACTTTCTAAACCGATATTAATGATACTAACTACGCCAGATATAGCGATAAACGGTTATTTAGTAACTCCTTTTGTAGCAATAAGTGCTCTTTTATCAGGGATTTATGGTATTTATGTTTTAGTTATTATATTGAAAAAGAAAACAAAATTAATAGGTATCGTATGGATCATTGCAGCCGTTTTAAATATTTTATTTAACATACTTCTTATACCATATTTAGGAATAATTGGAGCTGCATTAGTAACATTAATAGCGTATACAATTACATTTGTAATAATATTCCATTACTCATCTAAATACTTAAAGCTAAATTTTAATTTCGGACTTAAAAAAATTATTTTCTCTTCAATTATAATGGGATTATTCATTGTATATGCTAATCCAAATGGAATTTTGAATATATTCGTTGTAATATGTATATCTTTCTTCATTTACATTTCAATGCTAATAATTTTGGGCGGAATAAAAAAAGAAGAATATAAATTAATAAAAGAAACAATAAGTAGTTGATTTACTTAATAATAAATATTAAAGAATTATATCATTTCTTTTTGAAATAAGAATTTATCTTTATTTTCTCATTAAGTTCATCTATAATTAATTTAGCTACTCTTTTGGATGATTTACCATCCAATAAATATGCATTATCAAAAACAAATTTTTTACGAGCTTCTGCATATTTTTCACGTAACTCATCATTATACAAAGCATTTTCAATGGAAGGAACAATGTCTTCTTGATTATAAACATTTATAGCAGCCCCACTAGAACCATAACCTACCATATCTTCTTTATATTCCAAATCAATAATTACAACAGGCTTATTAAAAATTATTGCTTCTAAACCTGTTGTAGATGTAAAAGTTAAAAAAACATCTGAAATAGCAATAAGATCCCAAAGAGAATTTTTAAACATTTTAATATTAATGCTTTCTTCATGGGCTAAATTTAAAATCATACTACCATATATTTCTTGATAAGCTGGATGAAGTTTAAGAATTATTTGCTCATTTTTAAGTTCTTTTAAGGCTTTAAAAGTATTTCGGATAAGTTTTTCTTCGGCTTCAATAGTATATTTAGATTCTATCCCTGCAAACCTACTAGTAGTGATTAATATTATTTTTTCATCAGGATTCAGTCCTAAATTGTCGCAAATCTTTCTCTTATTATATTTTAATTTAGATATTTTGTCAAAACTTGGATTTCCTGTTATCTTTTGCAGGTTATTTCCCCTTTCTAAATGCCATTTAAGGCTAGCATTTCCCCAAACAGCTTGTATTCTAGATTCAACAGGCATTACACCAAAACCTGCCATGTCCTTTGTGGTTATACCATGTTGTATAACTATTGAAGGAATATTATGAATTTCAAATAGCCTACATATTGTTCTTTTAACTGAAGTTACATCCTCCATAGTTATTAGTGCACTAGGAGATGATTTAAAAATCATTTGCTCAGCGTACTCTATTAATTCAATTAATTGACTGCTCTTTAATTCAAAAACTTGGTTAAATCTATGAGCAAGCAGAAAAGATAAATTTACGCCTTTAAATTCCAAATTAATATCTGAATACTCATTATTTTCCAGTTTTTTAAATAATTCTTTAATCTCTTTAGTTTTTATTTTTGTAAATTCATTTTTAACACTTTCAGGATAAATTTTAGTAGTTATATACCCTTTGTCCTTTAATTGCTTAGCTATACTTTCATAAGAATAAACTCCAAAAAATAAAATCAAGTTATTTTTATTTTGAAGATTAAATAAAAAATTTTGATAAAAATTAACAAATTTAAAGGCATATCTTAAAAACAAATCATTTATTTTAGATTTAAAATTTATCATTGAACTTCTTTTTTTGCCATTTTCGATTTTAACGATGATATTCCTTTCATTAGCTAAAAATTGCAGTGCTAAAGGTAAAGTTTCATAGCAAATGAAATTAGGCTCATTTAATTTAAGATTTTCAGGCAGATAAATCAATTCAGGCAATTCAGAAAGAAGGATTTTTTCTGCCATTTCAATACTTCTAAGTGAATCTACAAATAAAAAATAAAAATCATATTCCAACATTTCACCAATTGAAATTCCTTTATAGCTAAATTCAGTTTCAAATGGTTTGTACCAATTCTTGGCAAATTCTAGTGCTTTAGAATTTAACTGATCATTACAAGAATTATCAAAATACATATCAGGATTATTATACTTAATCTTATGGTTTTTCAGCTTGAACGAAGTTAAAGGACTTAAACTAATAACTATTACATCATTTCCTTTACTTTTCAATTCCTTTACCTTCTGAATCGATTCTTCAATATTATCAGATTCAGCAGAAAGTAGAAAAAGGGTTTTCAATTTTTCCTCCTCCATAATATGCCTTCTTTAAATCCATTCAAAAATGGAAAAATAACTTTAAAATTTCTGTGATAAAATATATAAGTACCACAAAAAACCAATAATCTAAAAATCAGAAAATATATCAAAAATGAAATATTTTGTAGAACGCTACCGTGTTTTTTCATGAAAATAAAATCATTTCGGGTTCTATAAAACACTGCAAGGGGGCTAAAATTTCCACCTGTGGATTTCCCACCCTTATGCCATATTTTTGAATTTGGGACATATAGTGAATCCCATCCTTTTTTATATCCTCGAATTCCCCAATCGTTCTCTTCACGATAGCTAAAGAACTCTTCGTCTAAAACACCTATCTCTTTGATCATTTCAACTTTTGCTAATAAACATGCACCGTGGACATATTCAACCAGTTCTAACTTGTCATATTGCCCATGATCTATTTCAAATATGCCTTTATTTTCAGGGTTGAAAAACCATAAGTTTTGCTTGGAACCAGCATACTGTATAACCTCTTTTTTGCCTTTAAAGTCATAGAAGTAAATTTTAGGGCCTAAAAAACCAACTTTTTTATTTTTTTCCCCTACTTTTATAAGTTCATTCAGGAAATCCTTTTCAACCACTGTATCATTGTTTAAAAGCAAAATATAATTAGGATCCAAAAATTGCATGGCATATTTTATAGCAATATTATTTCCCTTGGTGAAACCATAATTTATATTATTTTTGATTATTATAAGTTTTTCACTTGAGTGTAAATCAGCAAATTTCTTTTCTTTCTCATCAACTATGAAAACATTCTCTTCTTCATACTCTGCTATTTTTATTGGTTTATTATTTGGATCATATTCATAAAATTGGGATTCTACCTTTATTTTACCATTACAGTAATCTTTTATTTTTTTCAGTGAATCATTATTTGATCCATTATCAACAAGAATAGCATTATAGTTTGGATAATTAATTTGATATAATGATTCAAGACATTCAATAGAGTCTTTCCAACCATTCCAGTTAAGGATTATTATTGATACCTTTGGATACATGTTTATAACCGTGTGACTTTTAAAGTTCAAATAGTATTAGAGTTACTATTTAGATTAAAGTCGATATAAACTTTATAAGTTTACCGCAATTACTTTCATCAATTTAAGTTTACATATAATTAAATGACCAATAAAGTTAATACGAGGTAAAAAATGATACTTATTTGCGAACCGCAGTGTGTTGGATTTGAACATTCTTCATTCAATGCAGCTTTGATAACAGTTGTTAAGTATGCATTTGAAGATGAAAAAATAATATTCCTTGCTGAAAAAGATCATGTTTTTAATGTAAAAAAGATACTTGATTCAAATTCCATAAAAGTTGAATATAAGGAAATTAAAGTTCCTCCTCGAAATCAATATGATCCAATAAGATTTCCATCTGAATACATTCTTTTTAAAAATGTTTTTGAGTTGGCAAATGAATTAAATTCCAATAAAATTTTATTCAGCTCAATTAGAAGACCAGGCATTGTTTCTGTGAAAATATTAACCAGAAAATTTAAAAATATAGATTGTATAGTTGTTCTTCACAGTATAATTGAAGCTATATATAATGGACCCTTTGCACTTACAGAGATACCTTTTTGGCTTCGTTTTTGGCTTTCATTTGCTAACATTGAAAGACTACGGTATTTAATTCTTGGACCTTCTATTGAGAAAGAACTACTTAAAGAATTACCTAAACTGAAGAAATACATAGTTTCTATAGATTTACCCCATTTTTATCAGCCAAATGAACTAAAAACGCCGTCAGATAACAATCTGATCAGATTTGGATTTTTTGGAGTTGGAAGTATTCGTAAAGGGGTTGACATTTTTTTTAAATTAGCTGAAGAAATTTCGAGAGAGAAAACCAAATATAAAGCAGATTTTATTTTAATTGGCCATTTGATGGACAAAAATTTCAATATGAATCGAAATCAAGTTATCATTCCTTCACTAAATGAACCGTTAAGTCGTGAAGATTATGATAATTACGCTAAAGATATAGACTACGCTCTTATTTTTCATAGATCTGATGAATATAGGTTAAGTGCTACAGGATCTTTTTTTGATTCAGTTTCATATTTAAAGCCATTAATAGCCCTTAAAAATCCATTTATCGAATATTATTTTAAAAAAATGGGCAATATCGGATATTTGTGTAATAATTATGAGGAAATGAAAAATATTGTGTTGAATATACTTGAAAATAATCCGCAAACACATTATAAAATTCAAAAAGATAACTTATCAAGAGGAAGAAAAGAGCTCAGCCTTAAAAAAATAAGCAATAAATTTGCTTCAATATGGTAAACTGAGGAATAATCATAAACCTATGCATTTACTTACTTTTCATAATATTCGCTCATAAAGGTTTATAATAATATATATCATTTCCACTGCTACTATATATCTTATTTAAGTCATTTAGCGTGTTTTTCCCTTCTTCCCCTATTTTTGTAATTTCTTCTCCCCCATAAGACTGTTTTGAGACTTCAAAACCCATTATTTTACTTATAGAATTTTGATAAAAATATCCCTCACCTGTTTTGTTTTCTATATCATTAACACTTCCTAAACGAATGAGATTTACTTTAGGTGTGAATATACCTTGAATAAACAATCCGGGATTTCCAAAAGTGTAATAGGACCATTTTTTAGGGTCAAAGTGTTCTCTAAACCATTTACCTGCATAAAATTCCCCATTGTTTAATGTCTGGATCTTTAAATAAAGTGTTCCAATATCCTTATTAATTTCAAGTGGATTATTTACGTTTTTTAATGATAATGGGACTGAATTAGGTAATGGATCGTTTATCGCTTCAAAGACGAATCCAGAATTAAAAAGGAAAAATACAGATAAAAATACAGCAAAAATGGGTAAATAAAATTTATTTAAATTGAAGTTAGCTGTTTTAATTTTAAAGAGTTTATTTTGAGCTAAGTCAAATGAACTTATAACAACTTTGGCACCAATAATTAAATAAGGAGCTATTACAAGTGATGCAATCTGAAAAACCCTATCGAAACCTAATTGATACCCAATCAATGGTGTTAATAGATATAAACCTAAAACAATGAAATTAGAAAAAGCAAATAATTCATAAATTAGAATATTATTATCTTGAGTAAATTCAACGCTTTTAAATATTTTTTCAGTGAATCCAGATAATTTTTTAATTTTTTGTTTAAATAACAATTTCTTTAATAAGCTGATACCTCCAATACCTATGAGGATTACAATAGCATAAAAGATGTATCGATAGACCATATGAGCTATATTAGACGATGATGAAGAAAGTATATTGACTGCAACGTTAACTTGTGGTTCAAAAAGCTCTTGGAAAGAATTAGCTATATTATTTATCATTATTACTATACTATCAAATACTGAACCATGGGCTGTGTACATTGTCCATGAAAAAGTTAAAATTAAGAAAAAAATGGCGTAATTTAGCCCAATTTGCTTGGTTTTATTTTTTATAATAATTGAATTTAAAATTATAAAAATAATAACAAAAATCAAAACTAAATTAGCAGTGCTATAATGGGTAAAGATCAAAGAAGCGCTAAATATGACAAAAATTAGGTTATTGGATATGTTTTTTTTCCTTTCATCAAATATCATAATAAGTACTAAAATATAAAATAATTCTGCTAATTGTTGCCTTCCTACACCTACTAACATGCTATAAAACTGCCACATTGCAATTAAGAAGAATACTGCTAAAAAAATTTCTTTTTTTGTTAATTTATCTTTAAAATTAGTGGTATATACATAATATAACCCTAACGGAACTAAAGACAGGAAGAATGGAGAGATTAATTTAAGATACCATATTGGATCTATATTACACATTTTTGCATAAATAGGAGGTATTATAACTATACTTAGAGCTGCATTTATCATATGTCGATCGTTGAAACTCCAAATACCACTACTTGAGACATAGTTTGCAAAATATGCTTCTGCAAATATATCTGTTCCAACTACATACTGGGAGAAAAGAGAGACGTGATATAAAAGAGTGATGGATAGTGTAAATATTATTAAAGGGTAATACTTACTTGGAATGTTTTTTGAAACTATTAAAATAGGAATTAAAGAGATTACTAATATTAAACCCATTAATAAAACATTGTTGTTCCATAAATTTACAAAATAAACCCCTATTATTCCCACTAATGGAATCAAAATAACTAAAATTAAAGGGGGAGATAAAAGTTCATAGAAATTTAATTTTTCATCAGAAATATAACTGCGATCTCTTATATAAGCCACTGCTAACAGTACAATTATGGAAATAATTATCGCAACGAATATAGATATAAATGAAAATGGTTTAAATCCAAAATAGGGGTATAACATATTGATTATTAACCCTAAGATCATTAAGAATGATAAACTCAAACCAACTGAAAAAAGCACGGATTTAATGTTTCCAATATTATGTTGCCTTAAAATTCTCAGGATTATGAAACCTGGAACAAATGTGATGATTAAAAATCCAAATAATTCACCAATGATTGGGATATGAATGCCAATATTTTCTAAATAAGACAAACTTATAAATGATATTAATAAAGTCAAAATGACTATTACAAATCTTCGCATTGGCCAATCATTTACTTGAAAACTCATATCAAATCCTCTGTACAAATAAGTTAATGCTAATGAAATTCTGTCAATCTGTTAAAGTATACATTAAACTACATACTATAATCTAATCAAATTCTCGATTGAATTTTCTAAAAGATCTAAGAATGTTTATATTCTATATTTTATGCATTGCTATTAAATTTATCTTTAATTAATTCATAGACATTTAAGAGTCTATTTTCCATTATAGTCCAATTATATCTATTTTCATAAGCGTTTCTACCATTTTCTCCTAATTCTCTTCTTAACAATGGATCTTTTTGAAGTCTGATTAAAGCATTTTTCAGTTCTTCTACATCCCCATAATTTACAATAATTCCACAGTTCTCTTCTTTAACAATTTTAGCC contains the following coding sequences:
- a CDS encoding DUF2206 domain-containing protein — protein: MSFQVNDWPMRRFVIVILTLLISFISLSYLENIGIHIPIIGELFGFLIITFVPGFIILRILRQHNIGNIKSVLFSVGLSLSFLMILGLIINMLYPYFGFKPFSFISIFVAIIISIIVLLAVAYIRDRSYISDEKLNFYELLSPPLILVILIPLVGIIGVYFVNLWNNNVLLMGLILVISLIPILIVSKNIPSKYYPLIIFTLSITLLYHVSLFSQYVVGTDIFAEAYFANYVSSSGIWSFNDRHMINAALSIVIIPPIYAKMCNIDPIWYLKLISPFFLSLVPLGLYYVYTTNFKDKLTKKEIFLAVFFLIAMWQFYSMLVGVGRQQLAELFYILVLIMIFDERKKNISNNLIFVIFSASLIFTHYSTANLVLIFVIIFIILNSIIIKNKTKQIGLNYAIFFLILTFSWTMYTAHGSVFDSIVIMINNIANSFQELFEPQVNVAVNILSSSSSNIAHMVYRYIFYAIVILIGIGGISLLKKLLFKQKIKKLSGFTEKIFKSVEFTQDNNILIYELFAFSNFIVLGLYLLTPLIGYQLGFDRVFQIASLVIAPYLIIGAKVVISSFDLAQNKLFKIKTANFNLNKFYLPIFAVFLSVFFLFNSGFVFEAINDPLPNSVPLSLKNVNNPLEINKDIGTLYLKIQTLNNGEFYAGKWFREHFDPKKWSYYTFGNPGLFIQGIFTPKVNLIRLGSVNDIENKTGEGYFYQNSISKIMGFEVSKQSYGGEEITKIGEEGKNTLNDLNKIYSSSGNDIYYYKPL